In Callospermophilus lateralis isolate mCalLat2 chromosome 4, mCalLat2.hap1, whole genome shotgun sequence, one genomic interval encodes:
- the LOC143396987 gene encoding olfactory receptor 6C1-like, with product MRNHTEVTKFILLGLSDDPRFQVVIFIFLFLTYMLSITGNLTIITLTLLDPHLQTPMYFFLRNFSLLEVSFTTVSIPKFLSTIISGDKTISFNNCIAQLFFLILLGVTEFYLLAAMSYDRYIAICKPLHYMTIMNRKVCTMLVFASWMASFLIIFPALMFLLQLDYCRSNIIDHFTCDYFPLLQLSCSETKFLEIMGFSYALFTLMFTLALIFLSYIYIIRTILKIPSTSQRTKAFSTCSSHMIVISISYFSCIFMYIKPSARERLSLSKGVAVLNTSVAPMLNPFIYSLRNQQVKKAFMNMARKIVFFKSR from the coding sequence aTGAGAAACCACACAGAAGTAACAAAGTTTATCCTCCTGGGACTGTCAGATGATCCCAGGTTCCAGGTGGTAATAttcatctttctcttcctcaCCTACATGCTCAGCATCACTGGGAACCTGACCATCATCACCCTTACTCTGCTGGATCCTCATCTTCAGACTCCCATGTATTTCTTCCTCAGGAATTTCTCTCTATTGGAAGTTTCATTCACAACCGTCAGTATACCCAAGTTCCTAAGTACCATTATTTCAGGAGATAAAACCATTTCTTTTAACAACTGTATAGCTCAgttgttttttctcattctcTTGGGAGTCACTGAATTTTACCTTCTGGCTGCCATGTCCTATGATCGCTACATTGCCATCTGCAAACCTCTGCACTACATGACCATCATGAATCGCAAAGTCTGCACAATGCTTGTCTTTGCTTCCTGGATGGCCTCATTTTTAATCATCTTCCCTGCTCTCATGTTTCTGCTACAGCTTGATTACTGTAGGTCCAATATCATTGACCATTTTACCTGTGATTACTTCCCCCTCCTCCAACTTTCTTGTTCAGAaacaaaattcctagagataatggGATTTTCCTATGCTCTGTTTACTCTGATGTTCACTTTGGCACTAATATTTCTGTCCTACATATATATCATCAGAACGATTTTGAAGATTCCttctactagtcagaggacaaaggccttttctacctgttcttcccACATGATTGTCATCTCCATCTCTTATTTTAGTTGCATTTTTATGTATATTAAACCCTCAGCAAGAGAGAGATTATCATTGAGCAAGGGAGTGGCTGTGCTAAACACCTCAGTGGCTCCTATGCTCAACCCCTTCATTTACAGCCTGAGGAATCAGCAAGTCAAGAAAGCTTTCATGAACATGGCAAGGAAGATTGTGTTTTTCAAAAGCAGATGA